In Massilia violaceinigra, one DNA window encodes the following:
- a CDS encoding polysaccharide deacetylase family protein, translating into MTLLTTKEHSMPHQRTDRFDPAPAGPAWAGMASHAMRHLGFLGSARQRLSILIFHRVLPQQDAIFPDEVDARRFDAQLTQLKQCFNIISLAEGVRGLKAGKLPPRAACITFDDGYADNAGIALPILQRHGVHATFFIASGFLNGGRMWNDTVIELIRRAPERIDLRAAGQGEFVLDTVASRQAAISTLLNALKYLPLDERLRQVAALCALVPVALPDDLMMTSDQVRVLHRAGMDIGAHTVNHPIVARMDAAGARKEIADGKAALEAIIGAPVRLFAYPNGKPGQDYLAEHVAIVKELGFDAAVSTSWGAARPGGDLFQLPRFTPWDRGQFRFMLRMMQNLRCNGDTV; encoded by the coding sequence ATGACCCTGTTGACCACGAAAGAGCATTCCATGCCGCACCAGCGCACCGATCGCTTCGACCCCGCGCCTGCCGGACCGGCCTGGGCCGGCATGGCCAGCCACGCCATGCGCCACCTGGGTTTTTTGGGCAGCGCGCGCCAGCGCCTGTCGATCCTGATCTTTCACCGCGTGCTGCCGCAGCAGGATGCGATTTTTCCGGACGAGGTCGACGCGCGCCGCTTCGATGCGCAGCTGACCCAGCTGAAACAGTGCTTCAATATCATCTCGCTGGCCGAGGGCGTGCGCGGCTTGAAGGCCGGCAAGCTGCCGCCGCGCGCGGCTTGCATCACCTTTGACGATGGCTATGCCGACAATGCCGGGATCGCCCTGCCGATCCTGCAGCGGCATGGCGTGCACGCGACGTTTTTCATCGCCAGCGGCTTCCTGAACGGCGGGCGCATGTGGAACGACACGGTGATCGAGCTGATCCGCCGCGCGCCGGAGCGCATCGATTTGCGTGCGGCCGGGCAGGGCGAGTTCGTGCTCGATACGGTGGCCAGCCGGCAGGCGGCGATTTCGACCCTGCTGAACGCGCTCAAGTACCTGCCGCTCGACGAGCGCCTGCGCCAGGTGGCGGCGCTGTGTGCGCTGGTGCCGGTCGCGCTGCCGGACGACCTGATGATGACGTCCGACCAGGTGCGCGTGCTGCACCGGGCCGGCATGGACATCGGTGCGCATACGGTGAACCATCCAATCGTCGCGCGCATGGATGCGGCTGGCGCGCGCAAGGAAATTGCCGACGGCAAGGCCGCGCTGGAAGCGATCATCGGCGCGCCGGTGCGGCTGTTTGCTTACCCGAACGGCAAGCCGGGACAGGATTACCTGGCCGAGCATGTGGCCATCGTGAAGGAGCTGGGGTTCGATGCGGCGGTGTCGACCTCGTGGGGCGCGGCGCGGCCGGGCGGCGACCTGTTCCAGTTGCCCAGATTCACGCCGTGGGACCGCGGCCAGTTCCGTTTCATGCTGCGCATGATGCAAAATTTGCGGTGCAATGGCGATACGGTGTAA